One window of the Lytechinus variegatus isolate NC3 chromosome 3, Lvar_3.0, whole genome shotgun sequence genome contains the following:
- the LOC121410875 gene encoding cyclic AMP-dependent transcription factor ATF-2-like isoform X2, with protein MSDDKPFACRVPGCNQKFVNEDHLAVHRKKHDANLCFSDFKSLDTPVIADQTPTPTRFLKNLAGEEGLFSDLHPNPFDAEFRKASSKLVSNDTEGGAETPNDVSKPLITLDDADSQEVSGITEDILLNSEIKSEEDVPKTVGDIRDSPELKVEPQPQGPTTVVVVSQPAQPQTIQLQGVSDQLSLNGIPINGPIMIKLPTGQTIPVLPPSVTNPQVPIPTAVSANPNKEQDSLGNNIDIKPAPNNSVKMKLKSTLLSNQSQGNMNVMAQAVDVVTKQQEVKLLNTASASHQESFSLKRQRPNEEDDSEIKRQRFLERNRAAASRCRNKRKQWINDLENRAEELTQTNSVLNNEVGKLRNEVAHLKELLLAHKDCPVTLQQRAAGLFMRVGDVSVQEQDSSGTITITTTTLS; from the exons ATGAGTGATGATAAACCATTTGCTTGTAGAGTGCCTGGATGTAATCAG aaatttgtaaatgaagatCACTTAGCAGTACATCGCAAGAAACATGATGCTAACCTATGCTTTTCAGACTTCAAGTCACTGGATACCCCTGTTATTG cCGATCAAACCCCAACTCCTACAAGATTCTTGAAGAATCTAGCGGGTGAAGAAGGTCTGTTTAGTGATCTCCATCCGAACCCTTTTGATGCAGAGTTTAGGAAAGCCAGCTCAAAG CTAGTATCAAATGACACTGAAGGCGGCGCAGAAACTCCGAATGATGTGTCAAAACCCCTCATTACCCTTGATGATGCGGATTCTCAGGAAGTCTCGGGGATCACAGAGGATATTCTACTCAATTCAGAAATCAAATCAGAAGAGGATGTACCCAAAACTGTAGGTGATATCAGAGATAGTCCTGAGTTGAAGGTAGAACCTCAACCCCAGGGACCTACTACAGTGGTGGTTGTCTCCCAGCCAGCTCAGCCCCAGACCATTCAGCTTCAAGGTGTCAG TGACCAACTATCCCTGAATGGAATCCCTATCAATGGACCCATCATGATCAAGCTACCTACTGGCCAAACCATTCCTGTCTTGCCTCCATCAGTCACCAACCCTCAAGTGCCTATACCTACAGCGGTGTCTGCCAACCCTAACAAAGAGCAGGATTCTCTTGGAAACAACATTGACATCAAGCCCGCACCAAACAACTCAGTtaaaatg AAATTGAAGAGCACATTACTCTCTAACCAATCTCAAGGTAATATGAATGTGATGGCGCAGGCTGTTGATGTGGTTACCAAGCAACAAGAGGTCAAGTTACTTAATACTGCATCAGCAAGTCACCAAGAGTCTTTTTCATT AAAAAGACAGCGTCCCAATGAGGAGGATGATAGTGAGATAAAACGACAGAGGTTTCTTGAGAGGAATCGAGCTGCAGCTAGTCGGTGTCGAAATAAACGGAAACAGTGGATAAATGATCTAGAAAACAGAGCAGAGGAACTCACACAAACAAATTCTGTTCTCAAT AATGAGGTTGGCAAGTTGAGGAACGAGGTGGCACACTTGAAGGAACTCTTGTTAGCACACAAGGATTGTCCTGTTACATTGCAGCAGAGGGCAGCAGGGTTATTTATGAGAG TTGGTGACGTATCGGTGCAAGAACAAGATTCATCAGGGACCATCACCATAACAACCACTACCCTTTCATGA
- the LOC121410875 gene encoding cyclic AMP-dependent transcription factor ATF-7-like isoform X1 — MVVADQRKGKLTSDRMHGHINSFVTFDSYGRIQIVGSTMSDDKPFACRVPGCNQKFVNEDHLAVHRKKHDANLCFSDFKSLDTPVIADQTPTPTRFLKNLAGEEGLFSDLHPNPFDAEFRKASSKLVSNDTEGGAETPNDVSKPLITLDDADSQEVSGITEDILLNSEIKSEEDVPKTVGDIRDSPELKVEPQPQGPTTVVVVSQPAQPQTIQLQGVSDQLSLNGIPINGPIMIKLPTGQTIPVLPPSVTNPQVPIPTAVSANPNKEQDSLGNNIDIKPAPNNSVKMKLKSTLLSNQSQGNMNVMAQAVDVVTKQQEVKLLNTASASHQESFSLKRQRPNEEDDSEIKRQRFLERNRAAASRCRNKRKQWINDLENRAEELTQTNSVLNNEVGKLRNEVAHLKELLLAHKDCPVTLQQRAAGLFMRVGDVSVQEQDSSGTITITTTTLS, encoded by the exons CGAATGCATGGACATATTAACAGCTTTGT GACGTTTGATTCTTATGGTCGTATCCAGATAGTGGGCTCCACAATGAGTGATGATAAACCATTTGCTTGTAGAGTGCCTGGATGTAATCAG aaatttgtaaatgaagatCACTTAGCAGTACATCGCAAGAAACATGATGCTAACCTATGCTTTTCAGACTTCAAGTCACTGGATACCCCTGTTATTG cCGATCAAACCCCAACTCCTACAAGATTCTTGAAGAATCTAGCGGGTGAAGAAGGTCTGTTTAGTGATCTCCATCCGAACCCTTTTGATGCAGAGTTTAGGAAAGCCAGCTCAAAG CTAGTATCAAATGACACTGAAGGCGGCGCAGAAACTCCGAATGATGTGTCAAAACCCCTCATTACCCTTGATGATGCGGATTCTCAGGAAGTCTCGGGGATCACAGAGGATATTCTACTCAATTCAGAAATCAAATCAGAAGAGGATGTACCCAAAACTGTAGGTGATATCAGAGATAGTCCTGAGTTGAAGGTAGAACCTCAACCCCAGGGACCTACTACAGTGGTGGTTGTCTCCCAGCCAGCTCAGCCCCAGACCATTCAGCTTCAAGGTGTCAG TGACCAACTATCCCTGAATGGAATCCCTATCAATGGACCCATCATGATCAAGCTACCTACTGGCCAAACCATTCCTGTCTTGCCTCCATCAGTCACCAACCCTCAAGTGCCTATACCTACAGCGGTGTCTGCCAACCCTAACAAAGAGCAGGATTCTCTTGGAAACAACATTGACATCAAGCCCGCACCAAACAACTCAGTtaaaatg AAATTGAAGAGCACATTACTCTCTAACCAATCTCAAGGTAATATGAATGTGATGGCGCAGGCTGTTGATGTGGTTACCAAGCAACAAGAGGTCAAGTTACTTAATACTGCATCAGCAAGTCACCAAGAGTCTTTTTCATT AAAAAGACAGCGTCCCAATGAGGAGGATGATAGTGAGATAAAACGACAGAGGTTTCTTGAGAGGAATCGAGCTGCAGCTAGTCGGTGTCGAAATAAACGGAAACAGTGGATAAATGATCTAGAAAACAGAGCAGAGGAACTCACACAAACAAATTCTGTTCTCAAT AATGAGGTTGGCAAGTTGAGGAACGAGGTGGCACACTTGAAGGAACTCTTGTTAGCACACAAGGATTGTCCTGTTACATTGCAGCAGAGGGCAGCAGGGTTATTTATGAGAG TTGGTGACGTATCGGTGCAAGAACAAGATTCATCAGGGACCATCACCATAACAACCACTACCCTTTCATGA